One stretch of Podospora bellae-mahoneyi strain CBS 112042 chromosome 2, whole genome shotgun sequence DNA includes these proteins:
- a CDS encoding hypothetical protein (EggNog:ENOG503Q4X8; COG:Q) — protein sequence MAVMLILLGGLVTWFVGWIIYCRWLHPYSKYPGPFLASFSRLWIIKELYSGHLEVTLKKWHAKHGPIIRIAENEVSVSDSTVIKAIYGAGTTFTKTEFYSAFSMPWSRFPEHFCNIDPKSHGERRKLVNHVYTMTNVGRYEPAIEECIELLYQRVKDASESGRPTDMALWLRYYAFDVIGILFFSRPFGFLETKKDYRGWINATDVLILFMAASAFVPRWMRSLVLMTSIVVPGAMAAVKAMDTMSDAGFEAVEKRQKELEESGGVMEKDDMLASFFRVMEEHGDLDNFGPPEIRGEIYTAIIAGSDTTASAITSVLYHLTKNPRTYWKLRDEIDTAVAEGRISSSGRVRYANAVKLPYFDACCKEGMRVHASLGLSFPRYTPKEGVELLGEFFPPGVKVGCNPQIVQRDKGVFGEDADEFVPERWLGRNAADLERHMLNFGGGPHMCLGKNISMMEIYKALPELIRDYDFELVDPKKEWTLINRWFHQPKNVQTIVTKRKK from the exons ATGGCAGTCATGTTGATATTACTAGGTGGTCTGGTCACCTGGTTCGTTGGGTGGATCATCTACTGTCGATGGTTACATCCCTACTCCAAATACCCGGGTCCTTTTCTCGCCTCTTTCTCGAGACTGTGGATCATCAAGGAGCTGTACTCGGGTCACTTAGAGGTCACGTTGAAAAAGTGGCACGCAAAACATG GTCCCATCATTCGCATCGCCGAGAACGAGGTGTCTGTCTCAGACTCAACCGTTATCAAGGCCATCTATGGAGCCGGGACAACTTTTACCAAG ACTGAGTTTTACTCGGCTTTCTCAATGCCATGGT CCCGATTCCCGGAGCACTTCTGTAACATAGACCCCAAGTCCCACGGCGAGCGCCGCAAGCTGGTCAACCATGTCTACACCATGACCAACGTCGGCCGCTACGAGCCAGCCATCGAAGAGTGTATCGAACTTCTTTATCAACGTGTCAAGGACGCCAGCGAGTCTGGCAGGCCAACTGACATGGCTCTTTGGCTTCGCTACTACGCCTTTGACGTGATTGGTATCCTTTTCTTCAGCCGTCCGTTTGGTTTTCTGGAGACCAAAAAGGATTACAGGGGCTGGATCAACGCGACCGACGTGCTGATCCTATTCATGGCAGCCTCTGCGTTTGTGCCCCGTTGGATGCGCAGTCTTGTTTTGATGACCTCTATTGTCGTTCCCGGTGCGATGGCAGCTGTCAAGGCGATGGACACGATGTCAGATGCGGGgtttgaggctgttgagaaacgacagaaggagctggaggagagcGGTGGCGtgatggagaaggatgaTATGCTGGCTAGCTTCTTCCGAGTGATGGAGGAGCACGGGGATTTGGATAACTTTGGTCCGCCGGAGATTAGAGGGGAGATTTACACCGCTAT CATCGCAGGATCCGACACCACGGCTAGTGCCATCACCTCAGTTCTTTATCACCTCACGAAAAACCCTAGAACCTACTGGAAGCTCAGAGACGAGATTGATACGGCCGTTGCCGAGGGTCGGATCAGCTCGTCTGGGAGAGTTAGGTATGCTAATGCAGTCAAGCTGCCTTATTTTGACGCCTGCTGCAAGGAGGGCATGAGGGTCCACGCCAGTCTTGGTCTGTCGTTCCCGCGGTACACCCCCAAGGAAGGGGTTGAGCTCCTGGGAGAGTTCTTCCCTCCTGGGGTGAAAGTCGGATGCAACCCTCAGATTGTACAGCGTGATAAAGGTGTGTTTGGAGAGGATGCAGATGAGTTTGTGCCGGAGAGGTGGTTAGGTCGTAATGCTGCTGATTTGGAGAGACACATGCTAAAT tttggtggtggaccCCATATGTGCTTGGGCAAGAAT ATCTCAATGATGGAAATTTACAAGGCCCTTCCAGAACTAATCCGCGATTACGATTTCGAGTTGGTGGACCCGAAGAAGGAATGGACTCTGATCAACCGGTGGTTCCATCAGCCCAAGAATGTTCAGACAATTGTTaccaagaggaagaaatgA